From a single Myxococcus fulvus genomic region:
- a CDS encoding ATPase, T2SS/T4P/T4SS family — MFLITLAEKGGGTEQREYHKPEITIGRLPGNDIMLAKGNVSKYHSRIVAKDGKCIIVDMKSTNGTFVNGKKIAAPQVLKPTDQIYIGDYIINVEPLEDAGPAMTRAGQEEEAYDDQGEEEGYPEEEQYEDEEPYEEEEPPPPPPPQPAAGRMPASMASALAKNKKKVDPRVERYTRLQKEIHDRLIEYLDLRRMDMDRLGDDELWRRTEKAIRDIIDQMEADGELPEDVDREELLTDVINEALGLGPLEAFLASDEISEIMVNHANQIYIERKGKLTLSEKTFSSNQAVLGVIERIVAPIGRRIDESSPLVDARLKDGSRVNAIIPPLALKGPCITIRKFKKDSLKIQDLIKYKTLTAQMAEFLEMCVKARRNIVISGGTGSGKTTTLNIISAFIPDDERIVTVEDAAELQLPQDHWVQLESRPPNLEGKGAITIRDLVKNCLRMRPDRIVVGECRSGETLDMLQAMNTGHDGSLTTLHANTPRDAIARLETMVLMSGMDLPVKAIREQISSAVHMIVQQTRFSDGTRKICYVTEVSGMEVDIVTLQDIFYYKQDGFTEDHKVRGRFVASGFVPKFYDELQRKGIPVNMSIFRED; from the coding sequence ATGTTTTTGATCACCCTCGCGGAAAAGGGCGGCGGGACCGAGCAGCGTGAGTACCACAAGCCGGAGATCACCATCGGTCGGCTGCCCGGCAATGACATCATGCTCGCGAAGGGCAATGTCTCGAAGTACCACTCCCGCATCGTCGCCAAGGATGGCAAGTGCATCATCGTGGACATGAAGTCCACGAACGGCACCTTCGTGAACGGCAAGAAGATCGCCGCGCCACAGGTGCTCAAGCCGACGGACCAGATCTACATCGGCGACTACATCATCAACGTGGAGCCGCTGGAGGACGCGGGTCCGGCGATGACGCGCGCGGGCCAGGAGGAAGAGGCCTACGACGACCAGGGCGAGGAGGAGGGCTACCCCGAGGAGGAGCAGTACGAGGACGAGGAGCCCTACGAGGAGGAGGAGCCGCCTCCGCCGCCGCCCCCTCAGCCCGCCGCGGGCCGCATGCCCGCGTCCATGGCGTCCGCGCTGGCGAAGAACAAGAAGAAGGTGGACCCCCGGGTGGAGCGCTACACGCGGCTCCAGAAGGAGATCCACGACCGGCTCATCGAGTACCTCGACCTGCGCCGCATGGACATGGACCGGCTGGGTGACGACGAGCTGTGGCGTCGCACCGAGAAGGCCATCCGCGACATCATCGACCAGATGGAGGCGGATGGTGAGCTCCCGGAGGACGTGGACCGGGAGGAGCTGCTCACCGACGTCATCAACGAGGCGCTGGGCCTGGGGCCCCTGGAGGCGTTCCTCGCGTCGGATGAGATCAGCGAGATCATGGTGAACCACGCCAACCAGATCTACATCGAGCGCAAGGGCAAGCTGACGCTGTCGGAGAAGACGTTCTCCTCGAACCAGGCGGTGCTCGGCGTCATCGAGCGAATCGTGGCGCCCATCGGCCGGCGCATCGACGAGTCCAGCCCGCTGGTGGACGCGCGCCTCAAGGACGGCAGCCGCGTCAACGCCATCATCCCGCCGCTGGCGCTGAAGGGTCCCTGCATCACCATCCGCAAGTTCAAGAAGGACTCGCTGAAGATCCAGGACCTCATCAAGTACAAGACGCTGACGGCGCAGATGGCCGAGTTCCTGGAGATGTGCGTCAAGGCCCGGCGCAACATCGTCATCTCCGGCGGCACCGGCTCCGGCAAGACGACGACGCTCAACATCATCAGCGCCTTCATCCCCGACGACGAGCGCATCGTCACGGTGGAGGACGCCGCGGAGCTGCAGCTGCCCCAGGACCACTGGGTGCAGTTGGAGAGCCGGCCGCCCAACCTGGAAGGCAAGGGCGCCATCACCATCCGCGACCTGGTGAAGAACTGCCTGCGCATGCGTCCGGACCGCATCGTCGTGGGCGAGTGCCGCTCGGGCGAGACGCTGGACATGCTCCAGGCGATGAACACGGGCCACGACGGCTCGCTCACCACGCTGCACGCCAACACGCCGCGCGACGCCATCGCCCGGCTGGAGACGATGGTGCTCATGTCCGGCATGGACCTGCCGGTGAAGGCCATCCGCGAACAGATCTCCAGCGCCGTGCACATGATCGTCCAGCAGACGCGCTTCTCCGACGGAACGCGGAAGATCTGCTACGTCACGGAGGTGTCCGGCATGGAGGTCGACATCGTCACGCTCCAGGACATCTTCTATTACAAGCAGGACGGCTTCACGGAGGACCACAAGGTGCGTGGCCGCTTCGTGGCGTCCGGCTTCGTGCCGAAGTTCTACGACGAGCTTCAGCGCAAGGGCATCCCCGTCAACATGAGCATCTTCCGCGAGGACTGA
- a CDS encoding type II and III secretion system protein family protein has product MFTRFTHAAALGALVALVAGGSALAQEGTTFSLGVGAQKVLNIPGLSKVALGDPSIADVKTLGSGQLLVTGQAEGKTTLLIWKTTGQRTSYLINVRKQDPNDVIAEIKRLLGEIEGVSVRMVGDRIYLDGQAYTTQDADRIEQVVSLYPNVKSFVKIAPNAKKLVAQNLNAAFQKGGLKNVQANVVGATIFLEGSVESQQDLQKAELITKAIGEKVENLLVVGIKRMILSEVQFVEIRRNSRDRYGIRYPLDITGTASAAATVTQELFPGTFGQGGSNLGLTAGADFSIGFQGNDGYGRLLAQPKLVCASGEKAEFLAGGEVPIPLITNNQFSVEYKKYGVILNLRPTADRNGNIQTEIEAEASEIDTSVAVSFGGSSTIPGFRTRKVKTNVTVRHGETIVLSGVFSHDEQKSVSKIPGLGHIPIVGELFKSRGFDSTKRELVIFVTPRIVNPDSDKVRTIIEDVKSRYKQARSEVNFNIFD; this is encoded by the coding sequence ATGTTCACACGCTTCACGCATGCCGCCGCCCTGGGCGCGCTCGTTGCCCTGGTTGCCGGTGGCTCCGCCCTGGCCCAGGAAGGCACCACGTTCAGCCTCGGGGTGGGCGCCCAGAAGGTTCTCAACATCCCGGGCCTCAGCAAGGTGGCCCTCGGCGATCCATCCATCGCCGACGTGAAGACGCTCGGCTCCGGCCAGCTGCTCGTCACCGGCCAGGCGGAAGGCAAGACGACCCTCCTCATCTGGAAGACCACCGGTCAGCGCACCAGCTACCTCATCAACGTGCGCAAGCAGGACCCCAACGACGTCATCGCGGAGATCAAGCGCCTGCTGGGTGAGATCGAAGGCGTCTCGGTCCGCATGGTGGGCGACCGCATCTACCTGGACGGTCAGGCCTACACCACGCAGGACGCGGACCGCATCGAGCAGGTGGTCAGCCTGTATCCGAACGTGAAGTCGTTCGTGAAGATCGCCCCCAACGCCAAGAAGCTGGTGGCGCAGAACCTCAACGCGGCGTTCCAGAAGGGTGGCCTGAAGAACGTGCAGGCCAACGTGGTCGGCGCGACCATCTTCCTGGAGGGCTCGGTGGAGAGCCAGCAGGACCTCCAGAAGGCGGAGCTCATCACCAAGGCCATCGGCGAGAAGGTGGAGAACCTGCTCGTGGTCGGCATCAAGCGGATGATTCTGTCGGAGGTCCAGTTCGTCGAGATCCGCCGCAACAGCCGCGACCGCTACGGCATCCGCTACCCCCTGGACATCACGGGCACGGCGTCCGCCGCGGCCACGGTGACGCAGGAGCTGTTCCCGGGCACCTTCGGCCAGGGCGGCTCCAACCTGGGCCTGACGGCGGGCGCGGACTTCTCCATCGGCTTCCAGGGCAACGACGGTTACGGCCGTCTGCTCGCGCAGCCCAAGCTGGTGTGCGCCAGCGGTGAGAAGGCGGAGTTCCTGGCGGGCGGCGAGGTCCCGATTCCGCTCATCACCAACAACCAGTTCTCCGTCGAGTACAAGAAGTACGGCGTCATCCTGAACCTGCGCCCCACGGCGGACCGCAACGGCAACATCCAGACGGAGATCGAGGCCGAGGCCTCCGAGATCGACACGTCCGTCGCGGTGTCCTTCGGCGGTTCGTCCACGATTCCGGGCTTCCGTACCCGCAAGGTGAAGACGAACGTCACCGTGCGCCATGGCGAGACCATCGTCCTGTCCGGCGTGTTCAGCCACGACGAGCAGAAGTCCGTGTCGAAGATTCCCGGCCTGGGTCACATCCCCATCGTCGGCGAGCTCTTCAAGAGCCGCGGCTTCGACTCGACCAAGCGCGAGCTGGTCATCTTCGTCACCCCGCGCATCGTCAACCCGGACTCCGACAAGGTCCGCACCATCATCGAGGACGTGAAGAGCCGCTACAAGCAGGCCCGGTCCGAGGTGAACTTCAACATCTTCGACTGA
- a CDS encoding A24 family peptidase: MTPGQLALWTALGVALVISVVTDVMRREILDVVTYPLMAVGLGVRLATEGVGGLDQGLISGLVSGVGLALLLVPAAVRGRMGWGDVKLMAGVGAVLGFPASMAAAAFISLVGAAQAVVSLLWQGAAWDTVAAALRRWAVRLRLARAETEPSTQRHIPYGVAIALGTFWAVWWQQQSLG; encoded by the coding sequence ATGACGCCTGGACAACTCGCGCTGTGGACGGCCCTTGGAGTGGCCCTGGTGATCTCGGTGGTGACGGACGTCATGCGCCGGGAGATCCTCGACGTGGTCACCTACCCGCTGATGGCGGTGGGGCTGGGAGTGCGCCTCGCCACCGAGGGGGTGGGGGGGCTGGACCAGGGGCTCATCAGCGGGCTGGTGTCGGGCGTGGGCCTGGCACTGCTGCTGGTGCCCGCGGCGGTCCGGGGGCGGATGGGGTGGGGCGACGTGAAGTTGATGGCCGGGGTGGGCGCCGTGCTGGGGTTCCCAGCGTCGATGGCGGCCGCCGCGTTCATCTCCCTGGTGGGAGCGGCTCAGGCGGTGGTGTCGCTCCTGTGGCAGGGGGCGGCCTGGGACACGGTGGCGGCGGCGCTGCGACGCTGGGCGGTCCGTCTTCGCCTGGCGCGCGCGGAGACGGAGCCTTCCACGCAGCGACACATCCCCTACGGGGTGGCCATCGCGCTCGGGACCTTCTGGGCGGTGTGGTGGCAGCAACAAAGCTTGGGTTAG
- a CDS encoding FHA domain-containing protein, with translation MIDQTSRPARKVGIADHLWETYEDMAQQMGSDRDALINQALFMFARLNGFIEAKSRGEAHVAPAAVAAPSRPSPVAAAPAARPSAPPVLAPAPAPKAEPPAPARGGGRGAPPPPEERSSSNGLDNDPVRREVAERVLETAAELERLIKGKNEPPPPNDEMVEEEEPLPDQDEPPLEDEEQAEPDEEPADELAEEEGAALYLVTEDGGEERIVKERYVIGRGKHCDFVINSGKVSREHAVIAQEGHDWIIEDLGSSNGTWFNKQRIKRRKIEDGDEYFICSEKIRLVVR, from the coding sequence ATGATCGATCAGACCTCACGCCCCGCCCGCAAGGTCGGTATCGCCGACCACCTGTGGGAGACGTACGAAGACATGGCCCAGCAGATGGGCTCGGACCGCGACGCCCTGATCAACCAGGCGCTCTTCATGTTCGCGCGCCTCAACGGGTTCATCGAGGCGAAGTCCCGGGGGGAGGCGCACGTCGCGCCCGCCGCCGTGGCCGCGCCCTCGCGTCCGTCCCCCGTGGCCGCGGCCCCCGCGGCCCGTCCCTCCGCGCCTCCGGTGCTGGCGCCCGCGCCGGCTCCCAAGGCGGAGCCTCCCGCTCCCGCCCGTGGCGGGGGACGTGGCGCGCCGCCGCCTCCCGAGGAGCGCTCCTCCTCCAACGGCCTGGACAACGACCCGGTCCGCCGTGAGGTGGCCGAGCGCGTGCTGGAGACCGCCGCGGAGCTGGAGCGCCTCATCAAGGGCAAGAACGAGCCGCCCCCTCCCAACGACGAGATGGTCGAGGAGGAGGAGCCGCTGCCCGACCAGGACGAGCCGCCCCTCGAGGACGAGGAGCAGGCCGAGCCCGACGAGGAGCCCGCCGACGAGCTCGCCGAGGAGGAGGGCGCCGCGCTGTACCTGGTCACCGAGGACGGCGGCGAGGAGCGCATCGTCAAGGAGCGCTACGTCATCGGCCGCGGCAAGCACTGCGACTTCGTCATCAACTCCGGCAAGGTCTCGCGCGAGCACGCCGTCATCGCCCAGGAAGGGCATGACTGGATCATCGAGGACCTGGGCTCGTCCAACGGGACCTGGTTCAACAAGCAGCGGATCAAGCGCCGCAAGATCGAAGACGGGGACGAGTACTTCATCTGCAGCGAGAAAATCCGGCTCGTCGTCCGCTGA
- a CDS encoding YncE family protein, with protein sequence MRPYLVTSALLLLSSCVDTTQKPPPSTRLVYPSGVAFWRPEVTSSTNGFLYVAGANFDKCYESGAVTALDLDALGLRPFGKDFADAAEVGSFPALLTDLKVDANRSYVRIDSFAGEMTLWTPPGRSPRLFVPTRAEGSYLQVIDVADDGLGLTCAQSASNRDCRANALSLVGVPGANKDGVPGAPAPLGVTVDRFNPDGRVWVTHTELVGPPTTDTQADLQGYLVNLPAAAPTRETLTTSSFVPLGVNGLLPGAAHSVAIGSRYLYASGRSSATQQLGTLSAAYVLRLVDRTATDRVLETDVRSIYSIREARGVAVVSRPRSDDPTQVDLDRERVYLLARGPDTLLIIDIENARADLPTLRVVSAQSLPEGASELEVIPRAAGRGNLVAVTGSGDEAVSIYDEEVGQLVAQVLVGDQDPAQPSQPYGLTADVRGNSARLFTTTFGDGRVAVIDIPNLDRPQDARRVALLGVQQLRDTRQGTSVCQESSP encoded by the coding sequence ATGCGCCCCTACCTCGTCACCTCCGCGCTGCTGCTGCTGTCGTCTTGTGTCGACACCACGCAGAAGCCTCCGCCGTCCACTCGCCTCGTCTATCCGAGCGGTGTCGCCTTCTGGCGCCCCGAGGTCACCTCGTCCACGAACGGATTCCTGTACGTGGCGGGAGCCAACTTCGACAAGTGCTACGAATCCGGCGCGGTGACGGCGCTGGACCTGGACGCCCTGGGCCTGCGGCCCTTCGGCAAGGACTTCGCCGACGCCGCGGAGGTCGGAAGCTTCCCCGCGCTGCTGACCGACCTGAAGGTCGACGCCAACCGCAGCTACGTGCGCATCGACAGCTTTGCCGGGGAGATGACGCTCTGGACCCCGCCGGGCCGCTCACCCCGGCTGTTCGTCCCGACGCGCGCCGAGGGCAGCTACCTCCAGGTCATCGACGTGGCGGACGACGGGCTGGGCCTGACGTGCGCGCAGTCCGCGTCCAACCGGGACTGTCGCGCCAACGCGCTCTCGCTGGTGGGCGTCCCGGGCGCGAACAAGGATGGCGTCCCTGGCGCGCCGGCGCCGCTGGGCGTCACGGTGGACCGCTTCAACCCGGACGGCCGGGTGTGGGTGACGCACACGGAACTCGTCGGCCCGCCGACGACGGACACCCAGGCCGATCTCCAGGGGTACCTGGTGAACCTGCCCGCCGCGGCGCCCACGCGCGAGACGCTGACCACGTCGAGCTTCGTGCCACTGGGCGTCAACGGGCTGTTGCCGGGCGCGGCGCACTCGGTGGCCATTGGCAGCCGGTACCTGTACGCGTCCGGCCGCAGCTCCGCGACGCAGCAGCTGGGCACGCTGTCGGCGGCGTACGTGCTGCGCCTGGTGGACCGCACCGCGACGGACCGCGTGCTGGAGACCGACGTGCGGAGCATCTACTCCATCCGCGAGGCGCGCGGCGTGGCGGTGGTGTCCCGGCCACGCAGTGACGACCCGACGCAGGTGGACCTGGACCGCGAGCGCGTCTATCTGCTCGCGCGAGGCCCGGACACGCTGCTCATCATCGATATCGAGAACGCGCGCGCGGACCTGCCGACGCTGCGCGTGGTGTCCGCGCAGTCGCTGCCTGAGGGCGCCAGCGAGCTGGAGGTCATCCCCCGGGCCGCTGGTCGCGGCAACCTGGTGGCGGTGACGGGCAGCGGCGACGAGGCGGTCTCCATCTACGACGAGGAGGTGGGACAGCTGGTGGCCCAGGTGCTCGTGGGAGACCAGGACCCGGCCCAGCCCAGCCAGCCCTACGGGTTGACGGCGGACGTGCGGGGCAACTCGGCGCGCCTGTTCACCACGACCTTTGGCGACGGCCGCGTCGCCGTCATCGACATCCCCAACCTCGACCGGCCGCAGGATGCGCGGCGGGTCGCCCTGCTCGGCGTGCAGCAGCTCCGCGACACGCGTCAGGGCACCAGCGTGTGTCAGGAGTCCTCCCCGTGA